The Triticum urartu cultivar G1812 unplaced genomic scaffold, Tu2.1 TuUngrouped_contig_4476, whole genome shotgun sequence DNA segment TATGCTGTGTTGTGGTACTGTTTGGCATGTGTAACAGCAAAGTACTGTTCATGCTGAACTGTGCTTTGTTCTGCTACTGTTAGTTGGAAACTAGACATAAGAATAATGAGCACCGTTGTTAGTTGAGTTTATGTCCTTGGTATATTCCATGTAAAGTAAAAGTTTCGTTACAGTTCAGATTGTAACCTAGGGATTAGATAGAGTTACACAGTCCCTATCAACATGCATCTATTAGTAAAGAAGAATTAATCTACTCTTTGCTAATCTTCTCGCATTCTAATCTATGTTCCTCTACCCTTCCTCCCTTGCACATATTCCAGTTCCCTTGAAGCAATGCCATCTAGCCTTTCCCTGTTAGTTATCCTCATTAGATATGTGTGGGTTTTGCAGTTAGCGCCCAAACACTGTTTTCTACAAAAAAATATCTGGTTTTGCAATTGCCTCCCACAGTATTGACTTACTGACGAAGTGCGTGACGGCATTGCTTCAAGTCTTCATTTTGTACTAGATCTCTTGAACAAATTAATTAGGTTTACTACTTCGACCCATTGATGTACGTTTTGTAGAAAGAATAATTTAGGATAAGCCTACGAAGTTCGTCAGTTTGCACTGGCTGACAGAGCTGATCTCAGTTGTGCTAATAATAATAGATGCTCTATATGATGTTGTCTGACCATCTCAAATTATAATCATTGCTCTCTACTATTTCATCAGCGTGCACTGAACGAAATAGCTAACAAAGTAACAAGTAGGAGTATCCTTACAGTGGGGCTTGGCGTGCCGGCATTCATGTAGACAGGATTCACGGACACCACCTCTCCGGGACCGTACTTGCCCGACTTCACCTTCTCGAACTGTGCATCCCTGTATCCAGCCACGGTCTCAATGCAATCCATCAGATTCTCCACGGCGGCCCCATCGAACAGCTTCGACCCATGCCCGGGAGCCCCCGTGGCCTTGACGATCAGCTTCCACACCAGCCTATCCGCGTAGAAAACCCTGTAAACATCCGTGAGCGAGGCCTGCCCCTCGTCGAGCATGAACCCGACATTGAGGGCGCGGAACTCCTCCGACTGGACGAACTTCTCGTGGCCGTCCTCGCCGCCGATCTCCTCGTCGGGGACGAGCGAGACGTGGACGGGGCGTGCGGGCGCGCAGCACGCGGCCTGGAGGCCCCGGCGGGCCGCGGGCTCCGCGGGCACGGAGTCGAGGTGGGAGTTGAGGAGGATGGAGGGGAGCGACGGGTCCGTGCCCGGCCaggtgaggaggaggagcggCTTTGACTTGCAGGGGCTGAAGTGGAGCGTCTTGGAGCTGAGGCCGAGTGACGCGGCGTAGGGGAGGAGGAACGCGGCGGCGCCGGCGTAGTCCGGGGCGGGGTGGGCGGTGCAGATGCGGAGGTAGTCCTGGAAGCGCCGGATTTGGGAGGTCTCGAGCTCGGTGAGCGGGTGGGCCGGGTGCGGGACCACCgcgaggaggacggcggcgaggAGGGGGAAGTGGCCGAGACGACGCATGGTGCGCGGTTGGTTGTGGTGCGGTCTGACGCTGCGGAGTGTTTGGACTGCCTTGTTTTGACCGACCGTGATTCGTCTATCCGGCGAAGCCCCACTGGGCACTGTCTAACCATTTTTTAGGGAAGCCCACTGTCTGTGTCTGACATGGCCCGGCCAAGCCTAGTACAGCCCCAAAATCAAGGGTCTGTTTGGTTCATGGCTAACTTTATCACAACTAATCTTAGATAAAGTGTGGTAGCCATAAAAAGTGTGGCTCATAAAATGGCCATCATAAGTGTGACAAGATTTGGTAAAAAGTTAGGCCTATGACATGTGGACCAAGTGGCTAGAAAAGTGTGGCAAGCCACAAATGTGGCAATAAACCAAACATATGCCTAAGTTATTGTGGCACGACTAAGGTTAGGCGTGGCAAGCTTAGGGCGCAAACCAAACAGGCCCCAAGTGCTCTACAGCATGTTTGgcaatactccctccatccaaaAAAACTTGTCTCAAATTTGTCCCTCGAATGAATGTATTTAGCACTAACTTGAtgttagatacatccatttaAGAGAAAGCTTTTTCGGACGGGGGGAGTATTTGAGAGGGGGAATGAGAGTTTAAAGTAAGGAGTTGTATTGAGATTAGACATGAGATAAGTCGTTTTATCCCAATCCTCTGTTTGATGCATGATAGGAATTATTATGTTTGACAATTTGCGAAGAAATTGTACTTCCTTATTTGGTTCATGAGAATTGACAAGGAACTAGACAAGAGAAGTTAGGATGAAGGGTTACGATTGACTCACTAAAATAATTCCCTTTCAGCACACTCCCTCGCCTGTTAGTTGGAGTCTCAAGTCTTATGCATATTCCCTTGTGAATTCTCAATCCCTCCAGCCAAACAATAGATTTGAAGTTCCCCTAGCTCCAATTACCCCCAACCAAACACACGGCAagaaaatactccctccgtcaaAGCGTAGTATCAAAAACGCTTCTATATtatggaacgaagggagtagatGGTAATAAATTTTAATACTAGGAGTATTTCAATTCCCTGGTACCAAAAGAAATTCAGATGAGACAATGATAAAATTTCACAATCTATATATACTATGTCACACACAAAGGCCAAATATAATCCTAGAAGTAGCAGATTTGAAAATATTTCTATTGCACATAATATCATGTATCAAGCACCAAACACCAAGGAACTGCTTGGTATTGAAATCATGTATCTTGTACCAGGGAACTGTTTTGTCCATCACATGAGTTTGTCGAAATAAATACGACAAAACTGTCCTCTTGCTAAGGTAGTTAACAGCACAGGAGTACATGGTGAAACGAGTGAATTCAGATGAGCTTCTTCTTCTGGAAGAAGCCTTGCAAATGCCATAGCTGCAGAGCGGAGACCACAACGCACACGCCCAGTGACAAGATGCTGAACCAGGCAACCCTGGAATTCGTTTTCTCGCTCACTTCCCGCATCTCCGCTTCCCTGCATAAACACATCAAGATCACGCATTATGCTATGCATTGCCAGTTCCAAATATTATATTGTAGTAAAGATAAGTAAAGCTAGTAGGTTTGCTTGTCCATATCCCAAATATCTCATCCAGTACAAAACAGTAAGACCACCTAAGAACTTCAAATAGCAGCTCAATCTACAGCCCAAGACAGATGAGACCCGTAGGTTCTGTTTCACAAATCACAATGCTGTAGTTTCATAGTCACCAACTTTTATATGTAACAGTTAGTTCAAAGTATATTTATATTTAGCCTATATAAAAACATCCAACTGGAAATAGTACAGACTACAGACTCCCCTACCTAAATAGACTGGTGCAACGTAGCACAACGACCACAATCTGTTGTCTGGCTATTAAAACACACACAAAAAGTAGAATAGATAACTTGCCTTGCTTTGAGATATAATAAGTTATGATGAATGGATTCCACTGCAGCTTCAAGTTTCGCGAGCTCTAATTCAACACCCTGAACACAGAAATTTCAGATTAAAATAATCAGGAACAAAAAACAATGCATTACATTGAAGTATAGTGCCATTTGGACTAGGTGTATTTAAATAATTGGCACACCTCAATCTTCTCCTTCTTGGCAACAGAGTCCCAGTCCTTTGTTGCAATCCCTATCTTCCAATCAAGATTTAGAGATACTCCTGATCCTTTCTCTGCGCTGTCTAGCCAGAAGCAAGCAAGGTAGTTTCCAGCTTCTGAAGTTGTAAATGCAAACTGGCCCACTGTGGCATTTTCTTTGTGATGTACAGTATTGCCATATGGTGAGGTAACCTACACAAACATGTACAATACAAATGAGTAAGCAAGAAAAAAAAATTGTCTTCAGAAATCATCATTTCTAAAAAAATATTCCATAAGACTAACTGATATATGGACATGCTATGCTAATTATGTGTGTGAACATTAGCAAAAAAAGTCACCATATTCATACACACTCAGCATGCCAAAGCACCATTTAGCCACCACAAAAGTTTTACAGAAGAAAACATAGGCACCGCAAAAGTAAAATACAACATCCATGTGTTGCTTGCAGAATTCTTGGACATATGAACGACAGAGTTGTGAACATGTGGCTAATCCCAGTTACTTACTGGTACTTTTCCAGTTATGAGCTACAATACACATGTATCATCGAATCTCTGGTTCCCTGGATTGCGCAACACACATCATGAGTCTGAAATCTGAAGTTCTCATTATCTACAACAGGATGGGTGAGAAGTGGGACCTTATGTCATCTCCCTGTATGTTCATCCGTCTGCCCACATGCAAACATGATTGCATCTTACCAGAATCTCATCAGCCCATCCATAGCGGTGATAATGAATAACAATCCATCCCTCGCTTGTTTTCTTAACCCCAATCATCTTTTATTAGTCTCAGTACCTACGACCATGCTATTCTAATAATAGGTGCCAGGTGCCCAAAGAGTCCTGCAGCTGCAGGTCACGTTACTTGGGATATTGCTACATGCATAGAAATTATCAGTCCACAGCATGTTGCCCCGATGTGAAGCAACTAGGAAGTGGCACTTTGGGTCAATTCGCATCAAGTCCACCATGTCTAGCTCAACGGTTCAAACCTCAGCTGCTTCCTCCAGAACAAAGCACTGGAGCATATGAGCAGATTCATGACAAACTACTGGAGTACTGGATTAACATCATTTAACCTTACCATAATCCACATAGCACAGACCCTGTGCACCAACTTACACTAAATGTAAAACTTTTGCCTGTTGACTTCTCTAGGAGATGTTAACTTAAGCTGGTCAGTTTTCTCTTCtaaaaatgcccaaattcaaTTGCCACGGAGGCTCTAATTTTGACTCAAAAAGTTCAATCCACCAACTAAACTTAACACAAATAATTAAAACAAGCTAGTATCTATCGCCCCCAAATTCGCCTGCACCTGGATCCCAACACGCGAGAGTTCACCGGTCTAGATCAAGATCAAACCACTGGAACAAGAAAGCAAACATGCGAAGACGAAGGGAGGGGATCGCGCCGCGCTTACCTTGACGGCGACGGTGGGGTGGGCGGTGGCGTGGGCCTCGTACATGAGCATGTAGTCCGCGACCACCACCACGTTGGGCTGGATCTCCTCGGAGACGCACTTGGTCCCCGAGGGCGGCAGGTCGAGCCACACCGCCTCCGAGCCCAGCATCATCAGCGCCGCCACGAGCGCCCCCACCACCAGCGCCGGCCGGGTCGCCGCTCCCGCTGCCGCCGTCATCTGCTCCGATCTGGGCGACCCTGTCTGTCCGAGTCTCCGGTTGGGGAAATCGTGTGGAGCTTGGACTAGCGTTGGACGGTAGTAATGGCGTGGCGTTGGCCCGGGGGAGGGTCTTTTTGGAATTATGTACTCCGTTTGGGTGCACGCGAAGAAATTCCTTACCCACGCGCTACGTGCTGCTTTTTTTTGGCCCGAGGAGCGCCGGTTTCTACTGTTTTCGCCGAAGGCACAGCTAGTGGGCTGGACTATCTGTATCGCCTGTAATGGGCTCGGAAGGCTCGCTCTCGTTTTGTGAATAACCGGTTTTTTCTTCTTTTGGGGGCAGGTttttgttcatttttttagttttaaattttaactTTAAAAATCCATGAACTTTTAAAAACAATCCTGAACATTTTTAAAATCGGTGAAACTTTTTCAAATTCGTTTTTTCTAATTCGTCAGAATTTTTTAATTTACATTTTTTAtaattcgtgaacattttttgagtTCGTGGAATTTTTTAAAATCATGAATTTTTttaattcatgattttttttgaattcatgaacttttttatttttgaaccttTCAAACTCAGAAGCATTTTATTTGAATATGTGGATTTTTAAAATTATACCCAAAAAACTGAGAGCTGCTTTTTTAGCTAGCAGCTAGCGCAAACAAAATTTTGGCTAGCTAAACCACACGAGCGAAGTAGCGAGAGCGGCGCTAATGGACTACGGCCCAATAACTATCGCATGGGTGTTGGTTCCCCAATCGACGCTATAAAGGATGAGGAGGAGCGCCCTATGCTGGCTGCATTAGGTTATGCACCAGAACAAAACTATGCTTCATGCATCAAGCACAAAACTGAGCTTCTTCACCAAAATTCCTATGGGCCAAATCGTGTTGCGGTCATCCTAGATGGGACTACACCAAGACCAAGAACTACGAAGATCAATGTCGACGCAGGGATATATAAGAATATGTGTGTTGGTTTGCTGGTGGCAGTGACAAGAGATGACAACGGTGTCTTCTTGGGAGCATCTACACTGTTCTTCGAGGAATTGTCCTATCTGTAAACCCTCCAAGCATTGGCATGTTGAGAGGCGTTGTAGCGGAATATCCCATATTACATAAAATCACAATTACAAGAGATTGTCGGGTTGTTGTGATGATTCTTCAGGCATCGTCATCGATTTTGTATGGACACATTTTGATGGTACAAGGGAGGGATAAGGCTTTTCGGGAAGTTCATTTCATGCACGAGAACATGAAGTCAAAAAATATGCTCATAACCTAGCTCGTAGCGCTTTGTACCTTCAGTTGGCCGTAACATTTGGCTAATAGTTCCCCCAAGGAAATTTGTATTCATCAAACTATCATTAGCTAATAAAGAGTAGGTGCACTCTACAAATTGTGTTACGGTCACCGCGTTCAAGAAGGTCTCTATCCGAGGCACAATGATATAAATCTTTGTGATAGCGTCTGGTTTTCTCCTACAATAGATCGCAGGATATTACATCATCACAATGTCGAGCTCGATTTCATTCGAGGAGGAGTGGGAGGCAATGGTTGATATAGACTTAACGGTAGCCTCAACACTGACAAGTAGAAGGAGGTGAGCACGTACAATATGGAGAAGGTGGTCAAAAAGAAGACGAATAAAACAAGGTTTTTGGGCTGCCACGGGGTGAGATGACACCAAGATGAATAAAACAAGGTTTTTGAACCATGACCTTGGTGATTATTTCAAAGACAAGATTCAAGAGACATATTGGCCAAGATGACAATGGTGTCTTCTTGAAAGAATGCGGAAGTATAGGCCAATATGTCTCTTGAATCTTGTCTTTGAGATAATCAGTAAGGTCATGGTTAAACACTAATTGCAGTCATAAAAGGGGGGATTAGTGTTCTCAAACAACCTTCCTAAAAGGGAGATACAAATTTGAGGGGATACTGATTCCCCATGAAACACTAAAAAAACTGGATAGAGTAAAAGAGTCTATGGTGTCCTTCTAAAACTGACTTTGGAAGCTTTTGACATGGTCAAATGTCCTTCTCTCCTCCAAACTTGGAACTGAAAGGCTTCCCTCCAAATGGaatacattttcattttagtgatccaatatcacattgagtccataggcaTTGCCACTACTATCAAAAGGGGGCTAGGATGtggtgaaagatcgtggatgtcgcctagaggtgggggggagggtgaataggcgttttaaaataattacggtttaggcttgaacaaatgcggaataaacctagcggttaatttgtcaagcacaaaacctaaaacaactaggctcacctatgtgcaccaacaacttatgctaagcaagataagcaactaagtgatagcaagatatatgacaagaaacaatatgactatcacaaagtaaagtgcataagtaaagggctcgggtaagagataaccgaggcacgcggagacgatgatgtatcccaaagttcacacccttgcggatgctaatctccgtttggagcggtgtggaggcacaatgctccccaagaagccactagggccaccgtaatctcctcacaccctcgcacaatgcaagcaTTGGCATGTTGAGAGGCGTTGTAGCGGAATATCCCATATTACATAAAATCACAATTACAAGAGATTGTCGGGTTGTTGTGATGATTCTTCAGGCATCGTCATCGATTTTGTATGGACACATTTTGATGGTACAAGGGAGGGATAAGGCTTTTCGGGAAGTTCATTTCATGCACGAGAACATGAAGTCAAAAAATATGCTCATAACCTAGCTCGTAGCGCTTTGTACCTTCAGTTGGCCGTAACATTTGGCTAATAGTTCCCCCAAGGAAATTTGTATTCATCAAACTATCATTAGCTAATAAAGAGTAGGTGCACTCTACAAATTGTGTTACGGTCACCGCGTTCAAGAAGGTCTCTATCCGAGGCACAATGATATAAATCTTTGTGATAGCGTCTGGTTTTCTCCTACAATAGATCGCAGGATATTACATCATCACAATGTCGAGCTCGATTTCATTCGAGGAGGAGTGGGAGGCAATGGTTGATATAGACTTAACGGTAGCCTCAACACTGACAAGTAGAAGGAGGTGAGCACGTACAATATGGAGAAGGTGGTCAAAAAGAAGACGAATAAAACAAGGTTTTTGGGCTGCCACGGGGTGAGATGACACCAAGATGAATAAAACAAGGTTTTTGAACCATGACCTTGGTGATTATTTCAAAGACAAGATTCAAGAGACATATTGGCCAAGATGACAATGGTGTCTTCTTGAAAGAATGCGGAAGTATAGGCCAATATGTCTCTTGAATCTTGTCTTTGAGATAATCAGTAAGGTCATGGTTAAACACTAATTGCAGTCATAAAAGGGGGGATTAGTGTTCTCAAACAACCTTCCTAAAAGGGAGATACAAATTTGAGGGGATACTGATTCCCCATGAAACACTAAAAAAACTGGATAGAGTAAAAGAGTCTATGGTGTCCTTCTAAAACTGACTTTGGAAGCTTTTGACATGGTCAAATGTCCTTCTCTCCTCCAAACTTGGAACTGAAAGGCTTCCCTCCAAATGGaatacattttcattttagtgatccaatatcacattgagtccataggcaTTGCCACTACTATCAAAAGGGGGCTAGGATGtg contains these protein-coding regions:
- the LOC125527886 gene encoding aminoacylase-1-like codes for the protein MRRLGHFPLLAAVLLAVVPHPAHPLTELETSQIRRFQDYLRICTAHPAPDYAGAAAFLLPYAASLGLSSKTLHFSPCKSKPLLLLTWPGTDPSLPSILLNSHLDSVPAEPAARRGLQAACCAPARPVHVSLVPDEEIGGEDGHEKFVQSEEFRALNVGFMLDEGQASLTDVYRVFYADRLVWKLIVKATGAPGHGSKLFDGAAVENLMDCIETVAGYRDAQFEKVKSGKYGPGEVVSVNPVYMNAGTPSPTGFVMNMQPSEAEVGFDLRLPPTEDIEQIERRIKEEWAPAHKNLTYQLMKKGPVRDVTGRPLLTPANESNPWWSVFEQAIISSGGKLAKPEILSSTTDARFVRQMGVPALGFSPMINTPILLHDHNEFLEDKVFLGGIEVYEHLIRALSSFKG
- the LOC125527887 gene encoding transmembrane emp24 domain-containing protein p24delta3-like; amino-acid sequence: MTAAAGAATRPALVVGALVAALMMLGSEAVWLDLPPSGTKCVSEEIQPNVVVVADYMLMYEAHATAHPTVAVKVTSPYGNTVHHKENATVGQFAFTTSEAGNYLACFWLDSAEKGSGVSLNLDWKIGIATKDWDSVAKKEKIEGVELELAKLEAAVESIHHNLLYLKAREAEMREVSEKTNSRVAWFSILSLGVCVVVSALQLWHLQGFFQKKKLI